The sequence below is a genomic window from Uranotaenia lowii strain MFRU-FL chromosome 2, ASM2978415v1, whole genome shotgun sequence.
GAGTGCGCTCATGTCCAACTCGCACCTTTTCCTGAAATCGGGATTCCCCCGGGCCCCGTTGGCCAACGGAATCGGCCGATACGTGTGCCAATTGCAACGGATAACACTAAAGTACTGCAAAAACAATGGTTCCAGCAAGGGAATGCGCGAATTCCTGGAGCAAGATCTGCTCGACTTTAGCCGGGCCAATCCCGGAGTGGTGGTGTACGTGAAACCGCGGCGCCATCGGACGGCCGTGATGACGGCGGAATATCTGAACGGGGACCGGCAGTGGGTAAACTGCCGAAACAACAGTCGCGAGGAGATACAAAAGTGGGTCCAGGTGCTGCTGACACAGGCCGGCCTTTCGAGCGAGACCCGGTTACGTAAACTTTGGCACACCGAAGTACCCTCGATTCAGGGACCATGGACCCCGTTCACCCATCAGCATCCCTCGGGCAATTTGGCGGACTATCCGAGCCGGGAGCTGTCCGAGTTGCGGCTTCGAGACGAGACCGCTACCGAAAAGCTACTGAAACTTTACCAGGAACAGAAGGCGAACATGGATGCGAAGTCGTAGAATGTTCTCTTAATTTATAACCGGTAGATTTTATTGATGTTTATTAGATGCTtataatcataaataaaaaaaatcttagcaaCAACTGGTGAACTGTAATTTAACATCCTGAGAAACGTTCAACGGA
It includes:
- the LOC129747980 gene encoding 39S ribosomal protein L43, mitochondrial produces the protein MSNSHLFLKSGFPRAPLANGIGRYVCQLQRITLKYCKNNGSSKGMREFLEQDLLDFSRANPGVVVYVKPRRHRTAVMTAEYLNGDRQWVNCRNNSREEIQKWVQVLLTQAGLSSETRLRKLWHTEVPSIQGPWTPFTHQHPSGNLADYPSRELSELRLRDETATEKLLKLYQEQKANMDAKS